One window of Fibrobacter sp. UWH6 genomic DNA carries:
- a CDS encoding Rpn family recombination-promoting nuclease/putative transposase, giving the protein MKKYEELTICDNFMFAKVFSNADIAQDFLQDILKIDIEKISVVSEATLQEDPFHKSVRLDVQAREGDSGNGRSFDIELQMIDTSELPKRARYYQGMLDLDALGKGVNYDELKEQYILFLCPEDIFKAGKPVYQFQNREETAPNILLGDLCYKNFYIFSKYREVTDEVTREYMQYFATQKYESERIKRIHAFVERYRNDPVAKKAYMTLEQELNIRYKKGLEKGRAETRGEEKVAVARRMLAKGMSIAEIVELVAISEAEVLGLQKEMQ; this is encoded by the coding sequence ATGAAGAAATACGAGGAATTGACGATTTGCGACAACTTCATGTTCGCAAAGGTGTTTAGCAATGCGGATATCGCGCAGGATTTCCTGCAGGACATCCTGAAAATTGACATCGAAAAGATCAGCGTGGTTTCCGAGGCCACCCTCCAGGAGGATCCCTTCCACAAGAGTGTGCGCCTGGATGTGCAGGCAAGGGAGGGTGATTCCGGAAACGGCCGCTCTTTCGATATCGAGTTGCAGATGATCGACACCAGTGAACTGCCCAAGCGCGCCAGGTATTACCAGGGGATGCTTGATTTGGATGCTTTGGGCAAGGGAGTCAATTACGATGAACTCAAGGAACAGTACATCTTGTTCCTCTGCCCCGAGGATATTTTCAAGGCGGGCAAGCCGGTGTATCAGTTCCAGAATCGCGAGGAAACCGCCCCCAACATTTTGCTGGGTGACCTTTGCTACAAGAATTTTTATATCTTTAGTAAGTACCGCGAAGTCACGGATGAGGTTACTCGCGAGTACATGCAGTATTTCGCAACGCAGAAGTACGAATCCGAAAGGATCAAGCGGATTCACGCGTTTGTGGAGCGGTATCGCAATGACCCAGTCGCAAAGAAGGCTTATATGACTCTCGAACAGGAACTGAACATTCGCTACAAGAAGGGACTTGAGAAGGGTCGAGCAGAAACACGGGGCGAAGAAAAGGTGGCTGTCGCGCGTAGGATGCTTGCTAAGGGAATGTCCATTGCGGAAATCGTTGAATTAGTCGCAATTTCCGAAGCAGAAGTTCTTGGACTGCAGAAAGAAATGCAGTGA
- a CDS encoding sugar transferase translates to MYANCFKRLIDFFCALAAIICLSPVLVALTILGAIKMGGNPFFTQPRPGKDERIFKLVKFRTMTNAKDKDGKLLPDDVRLTKYGKFLRSTSLDELPELFNILKGDMAVIGPRPQLVRDMVFMTPEQRKRHTVRQGLSGLAQISGRNAITWEAKIDYDLEYIKKITFMGDVKIILTTLNKAFIKRSDITEENCDTATDLGDYLLASGRLTQAQYDEGQALAKKLIAEM, encoded by the coding sequence ATGTACGCTAACTGTTTCAAACGTCTAATCGACTTCTTCTGTGCCCTGGCTGCCATCATCTGCCTGAGCCCGGTGCTTGTGGCTCTTACGATCCTCGGTGCGATCAAGATGGGGGGCAATCCCTTCTTTACCCAGCCCCGCCCGGGTAAGGACGAACGCATCTTTAAGCTGGTCAAGTTCCGCACCATGACCAATGCCAAGGACAAGGATGGAAAACTGCTCCCCGATGACGTTCGCCTGACCAAGTACGGCAAGTTCTTGCGCAGTACCAGCCTCGATGAATTGCCGGAACTCTTCAACATTCTCAAGGGTGACATGGCTGTAATCGGCCCCAGGCCCCAGCTGGTTCGCGACATGGTCTTTATGACTCCGGAACAGCGCAAACGCCACACCGTGCGCCAGGGCCTTAGCGGCCTGGCCCAGATTAGCGGCCGCAATGCCATTACCTGGGAAGCTAAAATCGATTACGACCTTGAATACATCAAGAAAATCACCTTTATGGGGGATGTCAAGATTATCTTGACCACTCTCAACAAGGCCTTCATCAAGCGTAGCGACATTACCGAAGAAAACTGCGACACCGCCACCGACCTGGGCGATTACCTGCTGGCAAGTGGCCGCCTGACTCAAGCCCAATACGACGAAGGCCAGGCCCTAGCCAAAAAACTCATCGCCGAGATGTAG
- a CDS encoding IS3 family transposase: protein MRRQREADLVQTVRSVFEEYFCIYGCTKLLRELNDRSVDINEYKLRRIMRETGQERRDVCGELATT, encoded by the coding sequence CTGCGGCGGCAGCGTGAAGCAGACCTCGTGCAAACTGTCCGCAGCGTATTTGAGGAGTACTTCTGCATCTACGGCTGCACAAAGCTCCTGAGGGAACTTAACGACCGTTCCGTAGATATCAACGAGTACAAACTACGCCGTATCATGCGCGAGACCGGGCAAGAGCGACGGGATGTATGCGGAGAACTTGCTACAACGTAA
- a CDS encoding Rpn family recombination-promoting nuclease/putative transposase: MKKYEELTICDNFMFAKVFSNADIAQDFLQDILKIDIEKISVVSEATLQEDPFHKSVRLDVQAREGDSGNGRSFDIELQMIDTSELPKRARYYQGMLDLDALGKGVNYDELKEQYILFLCPEDIFKAGKPVYQFQNREETDPNILLGDLCYKNFYIFSKYREVTDEVTREYMQYFATQKYESERIKRIHAFVERYRKDPVAKKAYMTLEQELNIRYKKGLEKGRAETRGEEKAIIARNLLKMKMSVKDVSIATGLSEAEVLELQKEMQ, encoded by the coding sequence ATGAAGAAATACGAGGAATTGACGATTTGCGACAACTTCATGTTCGCAAAGGTGTTTAGCAATGCGGATATCGCGCAGGATTTCCTGCAGGACATCCTGAAAATTGACATCGAAAAGATCAGCGTGGTTTCCGAGGCCACCCTCCAGGAGGATCCCTTCCACAAGAGTGTGCGCCTGGATGTGCAGGCAAGGGAGGGTGATTCCGGAAACGGCCGCTCTTTCGATATCGAGTTGCAGATGATCGACACCAGTGAACTGCCCAAGCGCGCCAGGTATTACCAGGGGATGCTTGATTTGGATGCTTTGGGCAAGGGAGTCAATTACGATGAACTCAAGGAACAGTACATCTTGTTCCTCTGCCCCGAGGATATTTTCAAGGCGGGCAAGCCGGTGTATCAGTTCCAGAATCGCGAGGAAACCGACCCCAACATTTTGCTGGGTGACCTTTGCTACAAGAATTTTTATATCTTTAGTAAGTACCGCGAAGTCACGGATGAGGTTACTCGCGAGTACATGCAGTATTTCGCAACGCAGAAGTACGAATCCGAAAGGATCAAGCGGATTCACGCGTTTGTGGAGCGGTATCGCAAGGACCCAGTCGCAAAGAAGGCTTATATGACTCTCGAACAGGAACTGAACATTCGCTACAAGAAGGGACTTGAGAAGGGTCGAGCAGAAACACGGGGCGAAGAAAAAGCGATTATCGCACGCAATCTTCTCAAAATGAAAATGTCAGTTAAGGACGTATCCATTGCAACAGGCCTTTCCGAAGCAGAAGTTCTTGAACTGCAGAAAGAAATGCAGTGA